A genomic stretch from Sulfurihydrogenibium azorense Az-Fu1 includes:
- a CDS encoding efflux RND transporter permease subunit codes for MIEFILSNRIIVLLLLLFIVGFGVYSYKTLPIDTFPDPTPIQVNIYTEAPGLSAEEVESLITKKVETVMSGIKDVTGVRSVSIAGLSQVTVFFKDNVDIFFARRLVMEKLNEVESVLDPQYKPVLGPNASGLSFVMFYVLESDKYTLADLKSIERWRVKPLLKSVDGVEDINEWGPDKAYLIRPDYNKMIAYNISFEDLINQIKEGGGVAGGGYGIINGKDVVLRGIGYIKSIEDIKDIKVKSLDGFYIKVSDIAQVEVSEVPGRRGLFSLNGEEVQGNIVVKRSFSNTREVIKNVYKKLEDVKKVLPEGVNLKVVYDQAYLIDKAIHTVEKALIEGIVLVTLAMIFYLGNFRTALIVVLSIPITLLIAFIFMKQAGISGNLMSFAGLAIGMGLFADASVVVIENIYRHLHHNLEFSKSKLEKLEILSLSVREIFRPVMFAVFVIAMVFIPIFSFESVEGKYYKPLATTIIFALFASLFVAFVFMPVLAYYFIKAEKEEETKIMKAISNVYQKILRLTLKYSKVVIASVVVVFLLSLTLLTRIGTEFAPVLDEGALLVKTYLDPNITREESSKVASFVEKTAKSIPEVKDAFTLLGRSEKSDPEDVNYMETFITLKPYSEWKTFKTKDELEDALREKLNQLPGAKFSFTQSIQMRIDELLSGVKSTVAIKVFGDDLEMLNEIGKNIESIVKGTPGAVDVEMEVQKGKLQLKIYPKKDQLAKFNLTVEDLLGIIKEAIAGVEVNNLREGLISYPIIVKIPDRDINDIERFLSTPIVSSENKIVTLSQVVDIEISEGFFKIRHENGQRYALVQANLKGRDLGSFINDLRQNIEKNVKLPEGYVIQFAGQFENQERAMKKLSIVIPIVILLIFIILYINYNSAKDSLIVMLNVPFATIGGIVALYLSGFNLSVPAAIGFIAVFGIATLNGVVLISYIRQLLEEGKPIDKAIEVATKLRLRPILITATAASLGLVPILITNDVDSETQKPIATVVIGGIFTSTMLTLLILPAVYRLFYREPRPYQPTKHQTDLKEDINK; via the coding sequence ATGATAGAGTTTATCTTATCTAATAGAATAATAGTTTTACTACTTTTACTCTTTATTGTAGGTTTCGGAGTTTACTCTTACAAAACCCTTCCTATAGATACATTTCCTGACCCTACACCTATTCAAGTAAACATATACACAGAAGCTCCAGGATTGTCTGCAGAAGAAGTTGAGTCTCTTATTACAAAGAAAGTAGAAACAGTAATGTCAGGGATAAAAGATGTAACAGGTGTAAGAAGCGTATCAATAGCAGGTTTATCCCAGGTTACAGTCTTTTTTAAAGATAACGTTGATATATTCTTTGCCAGAAGGTTAGTTATGGAAAAACTAAATGAGGTTGAGTCTGTCTTGGACCCTCAGTACAAACCTGTGTTGGGACCAAACGCTTCTGGTCTTAGTTTTGTAATGTTCTATGTTTTGGAAAGTGATAAATACACACTTGCAGACTTAAAAAGTATAGAAAGGTGGAGAGTAAAACCCCTTTTAAAATCTGTTGATGGAGTTGAGGATATAAACGAGTGGGGTCCTGATAAAGCTTACTTAATAAGACCTGACTATAACAAAATGATTGCTTACAACATATCCTTTGAAGACCTTATAAATCAGATTAAAGAAGGAGGAGGGGTTGCAGGTGGTGGATACGGAATAATAAATGGAAAGGATGTAGTTTTAAGAGGTATAGGATATATAAAAAGTATAGAAGACATTAAAGATATAAAAGTCAAATCTTTAGATGGATTTTATATAAAAGTGTCTGATATTGCACAAGTAGAGGTATCTGAAGTTCCTGGTAGGAGAGGTCTTTTCTCTTTAAACGGAGAAGAAGTTCAAGGAAACATAGTTGTCAAAAGAAGTTTTAGTAATACAAGGGAAGTTATAAAAAATGTTTACAAAAAATTAGAAGATGTTAAAAAGGTTTTACCTGAAGGTGTAAATTTAAAAGTAGTTTACGACCAAGCTTACCTGATAGATAAAGCTATACACACTGTAGAAAAAGCCTTAATAGAAGGTATCGTTTTAGTTACTTTAGCGATGATATTTTACTTAGGAAACTTTAGAACTGCTTTAATTGTAGTTTTATCCATACCTATCACACTGCTTATAGCTTTTATATTTATGAAGCAAGCAGGAATATCAGGTAATCTAATGTCATTTGCTGGACTTGCCATAGGTATGGGGCTTTTTGCAGATGCTTCGGTAGTCGTGATAGAAAATATCTATAGGCACCTGCATCATAACTTAGAATTTTCAAAATCTAAGTTGGAAAAACTGGAAATATTGTCTTTATCAGTAAGGGAAATTTTTAGACCTGTAATGTTTGCAGTGTTTGTTATAGCTATGGTCTTTATTCCTATCTTTAGTTTTGAGTCTGTTGAAGGTAAATACTACAAACCTCTTGCAACAACTATAATCTTTGCACTGTTTGCATCTTTGTTTGTTGCTTTTGTATTTATGCCAGTACTTGCTTACTACTTTATAAAAGCAGAAAAAGAAGAAGAAACAAAAATAATGAAGGCCATATCAAACGTATATCAAAAAATATTAAGATTAACTTTGAAGTATTCTAAGGTTGTGATAGCTTCCGTTGTAGTGGTATTTTTACTGTCTTTAACACTTTTGACAAGGATAGGAACAGAGTTCGCACCTGTTTTAGATGAAGGAGCTTTACTTGTTAAAACTTACTTAGATCCTAATATTACAAGGGAAGAATCTTCAAAAGTAGCGTCTTTTGTTGAAAAAACTGCAAAATCTATTCCCGAAGTTAAAGATGCCTTTACACTGTTAGGTAGGTCTGAAAAAAGCGACCCTGAAGATGTTAATTACATGGAGACATTTATAACTCTAAAACCTTACAGTGAATGGAAGACCTTTAAAACAAAAGATGAGTTAGAAGATGCTTTAAGGGAAAAGTTAAATCAGCTTCCAGGTGCAAAGTTTAGTTTTACTCAGTCAATCCAAATGAGAATAGATGAACTTTTGTCAGGGGTAAAGTCAACTGTTGCTATAAAAGTTTTTGGGGATGATTTGGAGATGTTAAACGAGATAGGTAAAAACATTGAAAGTATTGTAAAGGGTACACCTGGTGCTGTTGATGTTGAGATGGAAGTTCAAAAAGGAAAACTTCAGCTAAAAATATACCCTAAAAAAGATCAACTTGCAAAATTCAACTTAACAGTTGAAGATTTACTTGGAATCATAAAAGAAGCAATAGCTGGAGTGGAAGTAAATAACTTACGGGAAGGATTAATATCCTATCCAATTATAGTTAAGATTCCAGATAGAGATATAAACGATATTGAAAGATTTTTAAGTACTCCCATAGTAAGTTCTGAAAACAAGATAGTTACTCTTTCTCAGGTTGTGGATATTGAAATCTCTGAAGGTTTCTTTAAGATAAGACACGAAAACGGTCAGAGATATGCTTTGGTCCAAGCTAACTTGAAAGGGAGAGATTTAGGTAGTTTTATAAATGACCTTAGACAAAACATTGAGAAAAACGTAAAACTTCCTGAAGGTTATGTTATACAGTTTGCAGGACAGTTTGAAAATCAAGAAAGAGCTATGAAAAAGTTATCTATAGTTATACCAATAGTTATACTTCTCATATTCATAATACTTTACATTAACTACAACTCTGCAAAAGACAGCTTGATAGTTATGTTAAACGTGCCTTTTGCAACTATAGGAGGAATTGTTGCCCTTTACTTATCCGGTTTTAATTTATCTGTTCCAGCAGCTATCGGATTTATAGCCGTATTTGGAATAGCTACTTTAAACGGTGTTGTTTTAATATCTTACATAAGACAGCTTTTAGAAGAAGGAAAACCTATAGATAAAGCTATAGAAGTTGCAACAAAATTAAGACTAAGACCTATACTGATAACAGCAACAGCTGCATCTTTGGGACTTGTACCTATACTAATTACAAACGACGTAGATTCAGAGACTCAAAAACCGATAGCTACAGTAGTAATAGGAGGTATATTTACCTCTACCATGTTAACTTTACTTATTTTGCCTGCTGTTTATAGGCTATTTTACAGAGAGCCAAGGCCTTACCAACCTACAAAACACCAAACAGATTTGAAAGAAGATATCAACAAGTAA
- the glnA gene encoding type I glutamate--ammonia ligase translates to MIQCQTPDDVMRVISEKGITFIDLKFSDPFGQWQHLTIPTHEFGLHSFEEGIPFDGSSIRGWKGIQESDMLLIPDPKSAFIDPFINEPTLSLICDVVDPITKEPYSRDTRQIAKKALEFLRSTGIGDIAYFGPEAEFFIFDDIRFSTGPNHAFYQIDSEEAWWNTSREENPNLGYKIPFKRGYFPVSPLDKTHDIRMEMVKTLEEVGITVEREHHEVATAGQGEINFRFSDIIGSGDNILKYKYVLRNVGYRFGKFVTFMPKPIAGDNGSGMHVHFSIWRNGENLFAGNSYAGLSEIALYAIGGIIKHARAICAFSNPTTNSYHRLVPGYEAPVRLAYSARNRSAAIRIPLGSQSPKAKRIEVRFPDPSSNPYLTFTALLMAAIDGIENRIHPGEPLDKDIYSLPPEELANVPQTPGSLQEAIDALKEDKEFLLKGGVMDEDFINMWIETKQAEVDAIRLVPHPKEFELYFDV, encoded by the coding sequence ATGATTCAATGTCAAACACCAGACGATGTAATGCGTGTCATTTCAGAAAAAGGTATAACGTTCATTGACCTTAAGTTCTCTGATCCCTTCGGTCAATGGCAACACCTAACTATCCCTACCCATGAGTTTGGTTTACACTCTTTTGAAGAAGGAATTCCTTTTGACGGCTCTTCTATAAGAGGTTGGAAGGGTATTCAAGAATCAGACATGCTCTTAATACCAGACCCAAAATCTGCCTTTATAGACCCATTTATCAATGAACCAACTTTATCACTAATATGTGATGTAGTTGACCCTATTACAAAAGAGCCTTACTCAAGAGACACAAGACAGATAGCCAAAAAAGCCCTTGAATTTTTAAGATCAACAGGTATAGGAGATATTGCTTATTTTGGTCCTGAAGCAGAATTTTTCATTTTTGATGATATAAGATTTAGTACAGGTCCTAACCACGCTTTCTATCAGATAGACTCAGAAGAAGCTTGGTGGAACACATCAAGAGAAGAAAATCCAAACCTTGGTTATAAAATACCTTTCAAAAGAGGATACTTCCCTGTATCTCCTTTAGATAAAACCCACGACATAAGAATGGAAATGGTAAAAACCCTTGAAGAAGTGGGAATAACTGTAGAGAGAGAACACCACGAAGTAGCAACTGCAGGACAGGGAGAAATAAACTTTAGATTCTCTGATATAATTGGGTCAGGAGATAACATACTAAAGTATAAATACGTTTTAAGAAACGTAGGATATAGATTTGGAAAGTTTGTCACATTTATGCCTAAACCAATAGCAGGAGATAACGGATCAGGAATGCACGTTCACTTCTCTATATGGAGAAACGGAGAAAACCTTTTTGCAGGAAACTCTTATGCAGGACTTTCAGAGATAGCTCTTTATGCAATAGGTGGAATAATAAAGCACGCAAGGGCTATATGTGCATTTTCAAACCCAACAACAAACTCTTATCATAGACTCGTTCCTGGGTACGAGGCACCTGTTAGACTTGCTTACTCTGCAAGAAACAGATCAGCTGCTATAAGAATACCTCTTGGATCACAATCTCCAAAAGCAAAAAGAATAGAAGTAAGATTTCCAGACCCATCTTCTAACCCATACCTAACCTTTACAGCTCTACTAATGGCTGCTATAGACGGTATAGAAAACAGAATCCATCCAGGAGAGCCATTAGATAAGGATATATACTCACTTCCACCAGAAGAGCTTGCAAACGTTCCTCAAACTCCAGGGTCATTACAAGAAGCTATAGACGCTCTCAAAGAAGATAAAGAGTTTTTACTAAAAGGTGGAGTAATGGACGAAGACTTTATAAACATGTGGATAGAAACAAAACAGGCTGAAGTAGACGCTATAAGACTCGTTCCACATCCAAAAGAGTTTGAATTATACTTTGACGTATAA
- a CDS encoding GMP synthase, which produces MRKVAAIRHVDIEHLGVIEDYLKQRGFTIEYIDTPKGQKLKLPVEEYSFIVILGGYMGVYESNLYPFLKYEFEVIEQSLKHQIPLLGICLGCQMLAKVLGGEVYKGEKGKEIGFFDIEKVSENALFSHFPKNFKAFQWHGDTFNLPKGAERVFKNEIYENQGFVFERAVGLQFHIEVNEEMVKQWIDVYEEEIKQEKLNPQEIISNSKLILPTLQSYLFEFLDKFLL; this is translated from the coding sequence ATGAGAAAAGTAGCTGCTATTAGACATGTAGATATTGAACATTTAGGTGTTATTGAAGATTATTTAAAACAAAGAGGTTTTACTATTGAGTATATTGATACCCCAAAAGGTCAAAAACTTAAATTACCTGTAGAAGAATATAGCTTTATAGTTATATTAGGTGGGTATATGGGTGTTTATGAATCAAATCTATATCCATTTTTAAAATACGAATTTGAAGTAATAGAACAATCTTTGAAACACCAAATTCCTTTACTTGGTATATGTCTTGGATGTCAGATGTTAGCAAAAGTTTTGGGTGGAGAAGTGTATAAAGGAGAAAAAGGTAAAGAGATAGGGTTTTTTGATATAGAAAAGGTTTCTGAAAATGCTTTATTTTCTCATTTTCCAAAAAATTTTAAAGCATTTCAATGGCACGGAGATACTTTTAATTTACCAAAAGGAGCTGAACGAGTTTTTAAGAATGAAATTTATGAAAATCAAGGTTTTGTATTTGAAAGAGCTGTAGGATTACAGTTTCATATTGAGGTAAACGAAGAGATGGTAAAACAATGGATTGATGTTTATGAAGAAGAAATAAAACAAGAAAAGCTAAATCCTCAGGAGATAATATCTAATTCTAAATTAATTTTACCAACTTTACAAAGTTATTTATTCGAATTTTTAGATAAGTTTCTGTTATAA
- a CDS encoding P-II family nitrogen regulator, producing MKKVEAIIKPFKLDEVKDALTNIGIYGMTVSEVKGFGRQKGHTELYRGAEYVIDFLPKLKIEVVVDDEQVEKVVEAIMQAARTGRIGDGKIFIIPIDDVIRIRTGERGPEAV from the coding sequence ATGAAAAAAGTTGAAGCAATTATTAAACCATTTAAGTTAGACGAAGTTAAAGATGCACTTACAAACATAGGAATCTATGGTATGACAGTTTCAGAAGTTAAAGGTTTTGGAAGACAGAAAGGTCATACAGAACTTTATAGAGGAGCTGAATACGTTATAGATTTTTTACCAAAACTTAAAATTGAAGTAGTTGTAGATGATGAGCAAGTTGAGAAAGTTGTAGAGGCGATAATGCAGGCAGCAAGAACAGGTAGAATAGGAGACGGAAAAATATTCATCATTCCTATAGATGATGTTATAAGAATAAGAACTGGAGAAAGAGGTCCAGAAGCAGTTTAA
- a CDS encoding sigma-54 interaction domain-containing protein: MNFIDELNLIVVDTELNIRRISQTLVELLNYQNYEVVGEKLDKILDKPLKDLNDVSSFVAFLKTKNGNLYKGYFKVDKLYDYYNQVRGYLIQFMEFNEVELNDDFIVFNTQNIKMKKLLERASLVAQHDVSVLISGETGTGKSKLAKWIHINSKRSRNKFVSVNCSAIPDTLFESEFFGYEKGAFTGAVSSKPGKVEIADGGTLFLDEVGDLSLTSQAKLLVFVDTKEFERLGANKAKKVDVRIISATNKDLIKEMEKGNFRNDLFYRICAVKIEIPPLRERKEDIPLIVNSILSKKGKRITTRAMQYIISKDWYGNVRELRAFLDAVCIFCNSDFIDLEDLSNEYVNFNHEKDDIEFSEEVLFNEQKRIIEALKRANGNKNKAAKLLGISPVTLWRKIKQYNIEL; the protein is encoded by the coding sequence ATGAATTTTATAGATGAACTTAACTTAATAGTAGTAGATACAGAACTAAATATAAGAAGGATAAGTCAGACTTTAGTAGAGCTTCTAAACTATCAAAACTATGAAGTAGTTGGAGAAAAACTTGATAAGATCTTAGATAAACCATTAAAGGATTTAAATGATGTATCAAGTTTTGTTGCATTTTTAAAGACCAAAAATGGTAATCTATACAAAGGTTATTTCAAAGTTGACAAACTTTACGACTATTACAACCAAGTTAGAGGGTACTTGATTCAATTTATGGAGTTTAACGAGGTAGAGTTAAACGATGACTTTATTGTATTTAACACTCAAAACATCAAAATGAAAAAACTTTTAGAGAGAGCTTCCTTGGTTGCACAGCATGATGTGTCAGTTTTAATATCTGGAGAAACAGGAACAGGAAAATCAAAACTTGCAAAGTGGATACATATTAACAGTAAAAGGTCAAGAAACAAGTTTGTATCTGTAAACTGCTCTGCCATTCCAGATACACTCTTTGAATCAGAGTTTTTTGGGTATGAAAAAGGAGCGTTTACAGGAGCTGTATCATCTAAACCCGGTAAAGTTGAGATTGCAGACGGAGGAACTTTATTCTTAGATGAGGTTGGAGATTTATCTCTAACATCTCAGGCAAAACTACTTGTTTTTGTAGATACAAAGGAGTTTGAAAGACTTGGAGCTAACAAAGCAAAAAAAGTTGACGTAAGAATTATATCCGCAACAAACAAAGACCTAATAAAAGAGATGGAAAAAGGAAACTTTAGAAATGACCTATTTTACAGAATATGTGCAGTAAAGATAGAGATACCACCTTTAAGAGAAAGAAAAGAAGATATACCTTTGATTGTTAACAGTATTTTATCTAAAAAAGGAAAAAGAATAACCACCAGAGCAATGCAGTATATAATCTCTAAAGACTGGTATGGAAACGTAAGGGAGCTGAGGGCTTTTTTAGATGCTGTTTGTATATTTTGTAATTCAGATTTTATAGATTTAGAAGATTTAAGTAATGAGTACGTCAATTTCAATCACGAAAAAGATGATATTGAGTTTTCAGAAGAAGTTTTATTTAACGAGCAGAAAAGGATCATAGAGGCTTTAAAAAGGGCTAACGGGAATAAGAATAAAGCTGCAAAACTTCTTGGTATAAGTCCCGTTACCCTCTGGAGAAAGATAAAACAGTACAATATTGAACTGTAA
- a CDS encoding aldehyde dehydrogenase family protein: MIRLPMLIGGEEVFKDEVIDVIYPYNQQKVGEAVKGSVEDVEKAVEKAKVGLKKLKQLTAYEKYKILLKVAQLLEERKDEFAKVITLETGKTIKESRVEVERAINTITFSAEEAKRIGGEVVHFDASPNGRGKRGYYFRVPAGIVAAITPFNFPVNLTAHKIAPAIAAGCPFILKPSEKTPLSPTMLCQLFLEAGVPKEAVSIIPGFADVGQAMTTHPDVRVVSFTGSLKVGEIIAKQAGLKKIVMELGSNSAVIVDKDANLELAAKKSVLGGFALAGQVCISVQRVLVHKEVADEFENLLKKEASKLKYGDPMEEDTDVGPVISINEVDRIQTWISEAVMKGAKVSLGGQAEKTLFKPTIVSEVPEDSKLFYEEAFAPVVAVKRFETIEEAIEMVNKTNYGLQVGIFTNNLKNAWKVIEEVEVGGVMVNDIPTFRADNMPYGGVKGSGIGREGPKFAIEDYTEIKVVAFDLNA, encoded by the coding sequence ATGATTAGGTTACCGATGTTAATTGGAGGAGAAGAGGTATTTAAGGATGAAGTTATTGACGTTATCTATCCATACAATCAACAAAAGGTAGGAGAAGCTGTAAAAGGGTCTGTAGAAGATGTTGAAAAAGCCGTAGAAAAAGCCAAAGTAGGATTAAAAAAATTAAAACAACTTACAGCGTACGAAAAGTATAAGATACTCCTAAAAGTAGCGCAGCTCCTTGAAGAGAGAAAAGACGAGTTTGCAAAGGTTATAACCTTAGAAACGGGAAAAACTATAAAAGAATCAAGAGTAGAAGTTGAAAGAGCCATAAACACAATAACATTTTCTGCAGAGGAAGCAAAGAGAATAGGTGGAGAAGTAGTTCACTTTGATGCATCTCCAAACGGTAGAGGAAAAAGAGGATACTACTTTAGAGTCCCAGCAGGGATAGTCGCAGCTATAACACCTTTTAACTTTCCAGTAAACCTTACAGCTCACAAAATAGCACCTGCAATAGCAGCTGGATGCCCGTTTATACTAAAACCAAGCGAAAAAACCCCTTTATCACCAACAATGTTATGCCAGCTTTTCTTGGAAGCAGGAGTTCCAAAAGAAGCCGTATCAATTATTCCGGGTTTTGCAGATGTAGGACAAGCAATGACAACCCATCCTGACGTTAGAGTAGTTTCTTTTACAGGAAGTTTAAAAGTAGGAGAAATAATAGCAAAACAAGCAGGTCTTAAAAAGATAGTTATGGAACTTGGTTCAAACTCTGCAGTTATAGTAGACAAAGATGCAAACTTAGAACTTGCAGCTAAAAAATCAGTTTTAGGTGGCTTTGCTTTAGCAGGTCAAGTTTGTATATCTGTTCAAAGGGTGTTAGTTCACAAAGAAGTTGCAGATGAGTTTGAAAACCTACTAAAAAAAGAAGCTTCCAAACTAAAGTATGGAGACCCTATGGAAGAAGACACTGACGTAGGACCAGTAATATCAATAAACGAAGTAGATAGAATACAAACATGGATATCAGAAGCAGTTATGAAAGGTGCAAAAGTTAGCCTTGGTGGGCAAGCAGAAAAAACACTGTTTAAACCTACTATAGTATCAGAGGTTCCAGAAGATTCAAAACTATTCTACGAAGAAGCCTTTGCACCAGTTGTTGCAGTAAAAAGGTTTGAGACTATAGAAGAAGCTATAGAGATGGTAAACAAGACTAATTATGGCTTACAAGTAGGGATATTTACAAACAACCTTAAAAATGCTTGGAAAGTTATAGAAGAAGTTGAAGTTGGTGGTGTTATGGTAAACGATATTCCAACCTTTAGAGCTGATAACATGCCTTACGGTGGTGTTAAAGGAAGTGGTATAGGAAGAGAAGGTCCAAAGTTTGCTATAGAAGATTACACAGAAATTAAAGTCGTTGCCTTTGATTTAAATGCATAA
- the typA gene encoding translational GTPase TypA: MQLNQKVLETNKVFREDIRNIAIIAHVDHGKTTLVDAMLKQSGLFRENEEIAERVMDNIDLERERGITIMAKNTAVRYKGYKINIVDTPGHADFGGEVERTLKMVDGVILLVDAAEGPMPQTRFVLKKALESNLTPIVVINKIDRPDARIQEVINEVYDLFIDLDATEDQLDFPILYTIGRDGIAKEDLNDDSKDLKPLFEKIIQYIPAPTYDKDAGLQFLITSLDYDNFVGRLAIGRIFNGSVKQNQQVAVVKRDGTVIKGSVRALYTYEGLKRIETKEAKAGDIVAIAGLDDITIGETIADAENPVALPPITVEEPTISMIFSVNDSPFAGRSGRFLTSRHLRERLYKETLTNVAIRVEDTENPDSFLVMGRGELQLSILAEMMRREGYEFQVSKPEVIVKEINGKKYEPVERVLIDTPEEFVGTITQKLGSRKGRMVNMINHGFGRVRLEFIIPSRGLIGYRSEFKTDTRGEGLLNTIFEGWEEWQGEIKTRINGALIADRKGVATPYAIFGLQDRGVFFIDPGTEVYEGMVVGEHNRENDLDVNVTREKKLTNMRASGSDENIKIIPAKKMDFERAMEWINETELIEVTPDAIRIRKKILEVNKRK; this comes from the coding sequence ATGCAGTTAAACCAAAAAGTTTTAGAGACAAACAAAGTTTTTAGAGAAGACATTAGGAACATTGCCATTATAGCCCACGTTGACCATGGAAAAACAACCCTCGTAGATGCAATGTTAAAACAGTCAGGATTATTCAGAGAAAATGAAGAAATTGCTGAAAGAGTTATGGATAACATAGATTTGGAAAGGGAAAGAGGAATTACCATTATGGCAAAAAATACAGCCGTAAGGTATAAAGGGTATAAAATAAATATCGTTGACACTCCAGGACACGCAGACTTTGGTGGAGAAGTGGAAAGAACTTTAAAAATGGTAGATGGTGTTATACTCTTGGTAGATGCTGCAGAAGGGCCTATGCCACAAACAAGGTTTGTGTTAAAGAAAGCTTTAGAATCAAACTTAACTCCTATTGTTGTAATAAACAAGATAGATAGACCTGATGCAAGGATTCAAGAAGTAATAAACGAAGTTTACGACTTATTTATAGATTTAGATGCAACAGAAGACCAACTTGATTTCCCAATACTTTACACAATAGGTAGAGATGGTATTGCAAAAGAAGATTTAAATGATGATTCAAAAGACTTAAAGCCACTGTTTGAAAAGATAATACAGTACATACCAGCTCCAACTTACGACAAAGATGCAGGGCTACAATTTTTAATAACTTCTTTAGATTATGACAACTTTGTTGGAAGACTTGCCATAGGTAGGATATTCAATGGAAGTGTAAAACAAAATCAACAAGTAGCCGTAGTTAAAAGAGATGGAACTGTGATAAAAGGTTCTGTAAGAGCTTTATACACTTACGAAGGATTAAAAAGGATAGAAACAAAAGAAGCAAAGGCAGGAGATATAGTAGCCATAGCAGGTTTAGATGATATAACTATAGGTGAAACAATAGCCGATGCAGAAAATCCAGTAGCACTTCCACCAATAACAGTTGAAGAACCAACGATATCTATGATTTTTTCTGTAAACGATTCTCCTTTTGCAGGAAGAAGTGGAAGATTTTTAACTTCAAGACATCTGAGAGAAAGACTGTATAAAGAAACTTTAACAAACGTAGCCATAAGAGTTGAAGATACAGAAAATCCAGACTCATTTTTAGTAATGGGTAGAGGAGAGCTTCAGCTTTCTATTTTAGCAGAGATGATGAGAAGGGAAGGATATGAGTTTCAAGTATCAAAACCTGAAGTTATCGTAAAAGAGATAAACGGTAAAAAGTATGAGCCTGTAGAAAGAGTATTAATAGATACTCCAGAAGAGTTTGTAGGAACGATAACACAAAAACTTGGTTCAAGAAAAGGTAGAATGGTAAACATGATAAATCACGGTTTTGGAAGAGTAAGACTTGAGTTTATAATACCTTCCAGAGGTTTAATTGGATACAGGTCTGAGTTTAAAACAGATACAAGAGGAGAAGGACTTTTAAACACAATTTTTGAAGGTTGGGAAGAGTGGCAAGGTGAAATAAAAACAAGGATAAACGGTGCTTTAATAGCAGATAGAAAAGGTGTTGCAACTCCTTACGCAATTTTTGGACTTCAAGATAGAGGAGTTTTCTTTATTGACCCTGGAACGGAAGTTTATGAAGGAATGGTTGTAGGAGAACACAACAGAGAAAATGACCTTGATGTTAACGTAACTAGAGAGAAAAAACTTACAAATATGAGAGCATCTGGTTCTGATGAAAACATAAAAATTATTCCTGCTAAAAAGATGGACTTTGAAAGAGCTATGGAATGGATAAACGAAACAGAGCTAATAGAAGTTACTCCTGATGCAATAAGAATAAGAAAGAAAATTTTAGAAGTAAACAAAAGAAAGTAA